The following DNA comes from Caulobacter mirabilis.
AGCATCCGCCTTCTAAGCGGACGGTTGCAGGTTCGAGTCCTGCTGGGGTCGCCATCGGGCCGCGGGCGCGGTCCGTGTATGGATCATCGCGAGCGCCGATCGGCGCCGGGGCCGATCGCTCTCTGGTCCGGGGCTCCGGACCGCGACGCCCGCCGTCACCCCCTGACAAGCATGGATCGCCCGGCGGTTTGGCCGGCGCGCGCGTTTTGGGGTCGGTGTTTTTGACTCGACAATCAAATTTACATCAATGACAGTCGACTCGCCTAAAGATTGCATTCTTGGGGAACCTGCACCGAGGGGAGGCGAGACATGAGGAAGACGCTGTTCGTCCCGGCTGTGAGCGCTCTGGCGCTTCTGGCCGCCACGGCCGCCCAGGCCGCCACCTTCAGCCCGGAGGCGACGGCGTTCATGCGGTTCAGGGGATCGGTCGACATCTTCGACGGCAATCTAAACCTGAACTGCGACATGGAGCTGGAGATTCGGACGACCTTCAAGGACATGAACGGCGACAATCAGGCCTACGTCGACAGCGCGAGCCTCTCGGGCGGCCTTTGCAACCTGGTGTCGTTCGGTTCGTTCCCCTATGAGATCAGGGTGACCCGGCCCTCATGGTCTCCGACTCCGACCCCGGCCACGGGACTTGAGATCAGAGGCCTCCGCCTGACGAACGTGTTTGGCAACACTTGCTGGGGCGACGTGCGCGTGGATTGGTGGGATTCCGCGCCGTACATGACCTTCATGAACGCCTATGTGCCGGGCGGCTGCACTATCAACGGGACGCTCAGCCAGACCGGCGGCTTCAGCCTTTCGATCACCAACTAGCGCGAGACGTCAGGGGGCGCCGCGATCTCGGCCGCCGACCGGCCGGGCATGGCGGGTCCCGCCTCAGGAGGGACGACATGAAGACCGTTCTGTTCGCGGCGGCGGCCCTGGCGGCCATTTCGATGTCCGGCGCCGCCTCGGCCCAGACCTTCACCTCGGCGCCGGGGCAGTGGTCGCTGCAAGGGCAGCTGCAGATGGGCAGCGGGATCACGGTTCAATGCAACGTCGACCTGACGCTTCAGGTCAACGCCGCCGGCAACGGCCAGATCACCTCGGCGACCATCGCGCCGGGGCACCCCGTCTGTGCGACCGTCCTTCTTTCGGGCTTCGGTTGGCCCGCGCTCGTCACCTCGAGCTCCAGCGCAGGGGGGATGATCGACGTGACCGGTTTCACCTCCAGCATTCCACCCTGCAACGGCACGCTGAGCGGGATCGTCATCGACGGCCCCAACCAGGACGCCAAGTTCGACATGGTCTACTTCCCGGGCGGCGGTTGCTTTGTCGACGGAACGCTGAACATCACGCCGATCTCGCCCACGACGATGCCGCTGCAGCCCTGAGGCGACGCCGCTCGACGTGTCGGATCGAACGCCTTCGGTCTCGGGGCAAGGTCTTCGCGCGCGTGACCGATGATTCCCGAGACGCGGCGCATTTTCTTTCACGCCTCCAGCCTTCTGGCCCTCGCTAGCCTCTTCCCACGACCGATCGGGGGAAGGGCGGCCCAGGCTCGCCATCTCGCCTCCGCCGGCCGGGAGGGGGCGGCGCGATCCGCCTCGTCAATCGATGTGGAACCGGTCCCGCGAGCGGCGGGATCGAAAGTGAGAGGTTCATACCCATGGCAGACCAACCCTATGACTCGGATCTGGCGGCCCTCGCGGCCCTGACCGGAACCGGCCTTGCCGCGCGCACCGGCGCTGACGCCTGGGCGCTGCGGACGCTTGTCGGCGCCGACCTGATCGCGATCGGGAACGGCGACGGCGTTGCCGGCGACCCGCAGCTGTCGACACGCTTCCAGCGGCCGGAGGCGGGCGCGGCGGCGCGCACCGGTCTGGCCAAGCTGGGCGATGTGATCGATCCGGCGGACTTCGGCGCGGACGGCGTCGGCGACGACACCGCGGGCTGGGCCAGCCTGATCGCCGCCGCCCCGGCGGGCGCCGCCATCGACCTGGGCGGACGAACCTACGGCGTGTCGCAACTGACGGTGAGCAAGACGCTGCACCTGTCCAACGGCGGCTTCAACTTCTCGGCCATGCCCAGCGGCCAGGGCTGCGTGGAGATCGCGGCCTCGGCTCGCCCGACCTTCACCAACATCGCTTTCAAAGGGACTGGCGGTCAGGGCGCCTATGTCGGGGCGCACGTCCTGCTGCGCCAGCAGGGGGCCTCCTCGGCCTCGCGCGCAGCCGGCTTCGTCCTGGACCGGTGCCGCCTGGAGGGCTCGGGCGCATACGGCGTCTACGCCAAATGGTCCGACCGGATCCTGATCCTGGACACGGATGTGGCCGACTGCGCCTACGTCGGCGTCGGCCTCTGGTCCTGCAACGACGCCCAGGTGCGCGGCGGGCGGATCGAGATGCTGAACGCGGCCGGGACGAGCGGCAACGCCTACGGCCTGGCCCTGTCCCACGACAGCACCGGCTATGCCTCTGATCCCAACGCCGGCACGCCGCGAGCGGCGAACCCGTTCTGCCGGAATGTGCTGGTCCACGGCCTTACGGTCATTGGCCCCAAGCTCTGGCAGGCCATCGACACCCATGGCGCCTACGGCGTGAAGGTGATCGGCTGCCACGTCTACGGCGCGGCCCGCGGAGTGTCCCTGACCACCGGCTCAGGCGCGGCGGAAACCTACGCTGGCTACGACAACATCGCCGTCGGCAACGTCATCGACGCCAACCTGCCCGACGGGACGGCGGTTTCCGGGCTGAACCCGGTCAGCGGCTTCGAGCTGCGGGGCGGTTTTCCCGGCGGAACCAGCCATGAGCGCTTCGTGGTCATGGGCAACACCATCCGGGGATACGGCCAGGTCGACAGCGCCGAGGCCGGCTCGATCCGGGCGACCGTCGCGACGCGGAAATACGTGATCGCCAACAATGTGATCGAGAACTGGGCCGGGGTGGGGATCAATCTCGGCGCAGGTCAGTTGGGCGGCGTGGTGACAGGCAACGTCTTCGGGGATCTGCGGGTCCCGATGGCCGCCGACGGCGGGACCGAGACCTATGGCTATTGCATCTCGATCTCCAGCGCCGCGGCCGGGGCGATGGTCGTCAGCGGCAATATCCACGACTACGTGCAGAACCGCGCGCACAAGGGCTTCAACGTCCACCCGAACGCCACGATCACCTGCAGCGTGGGCGACAATCACTTCTCGCGGTGCCTGGCGGCGACCCCGATCGACGTTCCGCGCGGCCGCGCCCACGGCGTCGGCGCGCCGTCGGTGATCGACATCCCTCAGACCAGCGGGACCATCACCGTCGATGTGAGCCTTTCAAGGCTTGCGCCGGGCGCGCCGCTGATTGTCCGAGCGCCGGCTCTGACAGACAATCTGACCATCACCGACTTCACCGGAGCGCCTTTGGGGACGCGTATCGTGGTCATGAACGACAGCGCCCACACGGTCACCGTCACCCGAGCGAACGCGCTCTTGAGGGACGGTTTGAACTGGACGGGGGACACGAGGTACAGCCAGCTGGAGCTGGTGAAGGGGGTTCCGTACTGGCGTGAGGCGTCCCGCTCAAAGAACGGCTGACGCGTAGGCGTCCAACCCCCGCCGCAGGTCCGCCGTCAGGTCGTCGACCGCCTCGAGCCCCACGTGCAGCCGCACCACGGGGCCGCCGTGGTCGATGGCGTGGCGGCGGCGCTTGAGCTGGGGCCCGCAGTGGATGGCCAGGCTCTCGAACCCGCCCCAGGAGAAGCCCAGGCCGAACAGCTCCAGCCGGTCGAGGAGAGCCTCCACGGCCTTCTCCGGCCCAGGCTGGAGCACGAAGGCGAACAGGCCGCAGGCGCCGCTGTAGTCGCGCTTCCACAGGGCGTGGTTCGGATCGCCCGGCAGGGCGGGATGGATCACCCGCAGCACCTCCGGCTGCCGCGCCAGCCAGTTCGCCACGGCCAGGCCGCTCTGGCCGTGGCGGGCCATGCGGGTCGGCAGGGTGCGCAGGCCGCGCAGCGCCTGATAGGCCTCCTCGCCGGCCACCTGCCAGCCATGCTCGTGGACGGAATCCTCCAGGGCGAGGGCCAGCTTCGGATCGTTGGTCGCCGCGCTGCCCAGGAAGACGTCGGAGTGGCCGCAGACGTATTTGGTCAGGGCCTGGACGCTGATGTCGACGCCATGGGCCAGGGGCTTGAACAGCAGGCCGGCGGCCCAGGTGTTGTCGATGACCGTCAGGACGCCTCTCGCCCTGGCCGCGGCCGCGATGGCGGCGACGTCCTGGATCTCGAAGGTCAGCGAGCCCGGCGATTCGAGCAGGATCAGCCGCGTGTTCGGTTTCGCCTGGGCCAACAGGGCGTCGGCGTCCAGGCGCGGGTCATAGTAGCTCGTCTCCACCGCGAACCGCGCGAGCACGGCGTCGCAGAACTGGCGCACCGGCTTGTAGACACTGTCGACGACCAGGATGTGGTCGCCCGCTTTCAGCACCGCTAGGAGCGAGGCCGTCACCGCCGCCAGGCCCGACGGGAACAGCGAAACCGCCTTGGCGCCCTCCAGCTCGGCCAGCGCCTGCTGCAGCGCGAACTGCGCGGACAGGCCGGCGCGGCCGTAGCCGAGCGTGCCGTCGTACAGGGCCGCGGCGTTGGGCAGCAGCACGGTCGAGCCGCGCTGGACGGCTGGTCCGACCGTGCGGGCGTCGCATTCGGCCTCAAGGCCGGTGTGAATCAGGCGGGTTTCTTCGTCCATGCGGATTGCCATAGGCGTAGGGGGAGGGCGATGATCGCGCCCCCTCTTACGGCGCGCGGGCGCCGACGATCAAGAAAGGCTCCCGGTGAAACGTGCGGCGCTCCTCGTTCTGCTGTCCCTCTCGGCGGCGGCCTGCGAGCGAAAACCGGCGCCGGTGGTCGTGCCGGAGGACGCCGCGCCGGTGACGGCCGCCGCGCGCGACGCCACGGCGGCCAGTCCGACGCTCAAGGCGGTCAAGGCGCGGGGCGTCCTGCGCTGCGGCGTCAATCCCGGCCTGGCCGGCTTCGCCCAGAAGGATGCGGGCGGACGCTGGCGCGGCTTCGACGTCGACTTCTGCCGGGCGGTGGCCGCCGCGGTGCTGGGCGATCCGGGCAGGGTCGAGTTCGTTCCCCTGACCACCGACCTGCGCTTCGCCGCGCTCAAGGGCGGCCAGGTCGATCTGCTGTCGCGCAACACCAGCTGGACCTTCACGCGCGACGCCGGCGAGGCGATCGATTTCGCCGGGGTCAGCTACTACGACGGCCAGGGTTTCCTGGCGCCCAAGAGCCTGGAGCTGCAGAGCGCCGCCGAGCTGTCGGGAGCCAAGGTCTGCGTCCTCAGCGGCTCGACCACCGAGGCCAATCTGCGCGACTGGTTCAAGGCCCGATCGATCAACTGGACCCCGGTCCAGGCCAAGACCGAGGCGGCCCTGCGCCAGGCCTACCAGCGCGAGGACTGCGACGTGCTGTCGGCGGACGTCTCGGCGCTGGCCTCGGCCCGGGCGACGCTGACCGACCCGGCGGCCCATGTGCTGCTGCCGGATGTGATCTCAAAGGAGCCGCTGGGGCCGGCCGTGCGCCAGGGCGACCCGGGCTGGACCGATGTGGTGCGCTGGACCCTGAACGCCCTGATCCTGGCAGAGGAACTGGGCGTCACGGCCAAGGACGCGGACCGGATGGCCGAGGAGTCGACCAACCCGGAGGTGCGGCGGCTGCTGGGCTCGGACACCGGCTATGGCGGCATGCTGGGCCTGGACGACCGCTGGGCTCTGAGGGCGATCAAGGCGGTCGGCAACTACGGCGAGCTGTTCGAGCGCGACCTTGGCGCCGACTCGGCCCTGAAGCTGGAGCGGGGGATGAACGCCCCGTGGAACGCCGCCAAGCCAGGCCTGATGTACGCGCCGCCGATCCGCTAGGGCCGGCCTAGCCCGTGACGATCGCGGTGTCCTCGCGGGCGCCCCATTCGGCCCAGGAGCCGTCGTAGACCGGGACACGGTCCCTGCCGACGCGGGCCAGGGCCAGCGACAGCATGGCCGCCGTAATGCCCGAGCCGCAGGTGGTGATGATCGGCTTCTTCAGGTCGACGCCAGCTTTCTCAAACAGGTCCGTGAGTTGTTCCGGGGTCTTCAGGGTTCCATCCGGCGCCAGCAGGGCGGAGGAGGGGACGTTTGCGGCGCCGGGCATATGGCCGCCGCGCAGACCTTCGCGCGGTTCAGGGGCCTCGCCGGCGAAGCGGGCGGCGGGGCGGGCGTCGACCAGCTGGGCGGTTCCGCCGTCCAGGGCGCGCTTGACCTGGTTCAGGTCGCGGACCAGGTCGTTGCTGTAGCGGGCGGTGAAGTGGCGGTCGCGCGGCGCGGCCGGGCCGTCTTCGATCGGGCGGCCTTCGGCGATCCATTTGGGCAGGCCGCCGTCGAGGACCGCCACGTCCTCATGGCCCATGACGCGGAAGGTCCACCAGACCCGCGCCGCCGAACGCAGGCCGAGCTGGTCGTAGACGACGATCTTGGCGCCGTCGCCCAGTCCCAGCCGGCGCACCCGCGAGGCGAACTTCACCGGGCTGGGCAGCATGTGCGGCAGGCTCGAGGTCTCGTCGGAGATCTCGTCGATGTCGAAGAAGACCGCGCCGGGGACGTGGGCCAGTTCGAACTCGGCCCGGGCGTCGCGCTCCTCCTGCGGGAAGTACCAGCTGGCGTCCACGATCCTCACGTCCGGGGCGCCCAGGTGGTCGGCCAGCCAGGCGGTGGTGACGATCGGATCGGCCATGCGCTTATTCCCCTTGAAGCCACCCCGGGACGGGAAGGCCGCGCTCCTTGAGGAACGCCGGATTGAACAGCTTCGACTGATAGCGCGATCCGTAGTCGCACAACACCGTCACGATGGTGTGGCCCGGTCCCAGCTCGCGCGCCAGCTTCACCGCTCCGGCGACATTGATGCCCGTTGATCCGCCCAGGCACAGGCCCTCATGCTCGACCAGATCGAAGATCGTGGTCAGCATGTCGGCGTCGTCGACCTGGAACGGGAAATCGACCTCCAGTCCCTCGAGGTTGGCGGTGATCCGCCCCTGGCCGATGCCTTCGGAGATCGAGGTCCCCTCCGATTTCAGCTCGCCGGTCTTGTAGTAGCTGTACAGGGCCGCGCCGAAGGGGTCGGCCAGGCCGATCTTCACGTCGGGGTTCCGCTCGCGCAGCGCGGCGGCGACGCCGGCCAGGGTGCCGCCCGAGCCCACCGCGCAGATGAAGCCGTCGACCTTGCCGCCGGTCTGGTCCCAGATCTCCGGGCCCGTGGAGTCGAGGTGGGCCTGGCGGTTGGCGACATTGTCGAACTGGTTGGCCCAGATCGCGCCGTTCGGCTCGGTCCTGGCCAGATCCTCGGCCAGGCGGCCGGAATAGCGGACGTAGTTGTCGGGATTGGAGTAGGGGACGGCGTCGACCTCGACCAACTCGGCGCCGGCCAGGCGGATGGCGTCCTTCTTCTCCTGGCTCTGGGTGCGCGGAATGACGATGGTGGTCTGGTAGCCCAGCGCCCGGCCGACCATCGCCAGACCGATGCCGGTGTTGCCGGCGGTGCCCTCGACGATCCGTCCGCCAGGCCGCAGCAGCCCCCTCCGCTCGGCGTCGCGAATGATCCACAGCGCCGCCCGGTCCTTCACGGACTGGCCGGGATTGAGGAATTCGGCCTTGCCCAGAATCTCGCAGCCGGTCGCCTCGCTGGCGGCCTTGAGGCGGATCAGGGGCGTGTTTCCGATGAGGTCGAGGACGCTGGGCGCGACGGTCATGAAAAGGCTCGGTGTAGCGGGTTCCCTGGCCCCTAGATCGTGTCCGGCCGCTATCACGCAAGTTCAGAATTTCTGAAAGGGAGCCCGGGTCCCGCTTACCTCCGGCCCGTCAGTAAAGGTTCTTCTTGGCGTCCTGGCCCAGGGCGAAATCGATGACCTTGGCCGGGATGATCGTCTTGAACTGGTCGCGGGCGATCTGGCCCAGGGTCGGAAAGCCGCCCTTGGGCAGGCGTTTGTCGGGGTTCCACAGGTCCGACCGCTTCAGGGCCTTGGAGCAGTGGAAATAGACCTCCTTGGCCTCGATCACGACGACCGAGCGGGGCCGCTTTCCCTCATGGGTGAAGCGCTCCATCAGATCCTCGCGAGTGGTGACCTCGGCCACGCCGTTCAGCCGCAGCATCTCCTCGACGCCGGGCAGAAAGAACAGCAGCCCGACCGCCGGGTTCAGGGTGATGTTGGTCAGGGTGTCGAGGCGGTTGTTGCCGGGGCGGTCGGGGAAGGCGAGGCGGACGTCGTCCAGCACATGCACGAACCCCGGCTCGCCGCCGCGCGGGCTGACGTCGCCCAGGCCGTCCGGCCGGCTGGAGCCGATGCAGAAGAACGGCGACAGCTCGATGAATCGCCGGCTGTGCTTGTCGAGAAACGGGAACGCCTTGTCGATCACCTGCTTGGAAGGTTCGGCGTAGACCTGGCGCAGGGCCTTCTCGTCGGCGAGAGCGTCGTCCATGGTGGAGCCTCATTCTTGCGAACGAGTCTCATTAGTGCTTCTCGGCGGCCGCGATGCAAGCCCTGAAGGGGAAGCGGCGACGGCTCAAACTCTCCGAGCGTCCCCGCGACGGCGGGAACGCTCGGCGGAGGTAGGCGGTCAGGTCCTGCCCAGGCTCAGCTGGATCACGTCGGTGCGGCCCGTGCGGAACCCGGCCTCACAGTAGGCGAGGTAGTAGTTCCACATCCGCCGGAACCGCTCGTCGAAACCCTGGTGGCGAATCTGGTCCCAGGCGCTCTCGAAGCGGCGACCCCATTCGGCCAGGGTGTCGGCGTAGTCCTGGCCGAACCGCATGACGCTCTGCCAGTCCAGTCCGGCCGTCTCGATCACCGGCTTCAACGCCGGTTCGCTGGGCAGCATGCCGCCCGGGAAGATGTACTTCTGGATGAAGTCGGCGTGCCGGCGATAGCTGCCGAACAGCTCGTCGCGGATGGTGATGATCTGCAGGCCGGCGCGGCCGCCCGGCGTCAGCACGTCGCGGATCTTGCCGAAATAGGCCGGCCAGAACTCCTCGCCCACCGCCTCGAACATCTCGATCGAGGCCACGCGGTCGAACTTGCCGTCGACGTCGCGATAGTCGACCAGCCGGATGTCGGCCTTCTCCGAAAGACCCTGGTCGAACAGGCGCTTGCGGGCGAAATCGTACTGTTCCTGGCTGATCGTGATGCCGGTGACCCTGGCGCCGACCTCGCGGGCGGCGAACTCGGCGAAGCCGCCCCAGCCGCAGCCGATCTCCAGCACGCTTTGGCCGCTCTCCAGCCCCATCGACCGGGCCAGCGCCGCGTACTTGTTGTGCTGGGCCTGGTCGAGCGGCTCGTTCGGCCGGTCATAGACCGCCGAGCTGTAGGTCATGCTGCGATCGAGCCACAGGCTGTAGAACGGATTGCCCAGGTCGTAGTGGGCGTGGATGTTCTTCTTCGACCCCTTGCGGTCGTTGCGGTGGAGCATGTGGGCGACGAAGTCGATCGCCCGCACGATCGGATTGCCCTGGACCAGGGCCTGCAGCCGTTCGAAGTTCATGGCGCAGACGGTGAGCAGAGCCGACAGGTCGGTCGTCTCCCATTCCCCGGCCATGTAGCCTTCGGCGAAGCCGATGGAGCCGGCCGACAGGCAGCGGCGAATGAAGCGGTAGTCGCGGACGATCAGCCGCCCGTCCGGGCCTGGTTCCGGTCCCTTGCAGACGATTTCCTCGCCGCTCGGGAGCACGAAGGTCAGAGTCCCGTAACGCCAGTTCTCGCCACAGACTTTGACAGCGGTCCTGAACACGGCGGGGGCGGCCTTGAAGGCCGGCGTCTCCCATCCGGGACCGGTCGTGGCGGGGGTAAGCTCAGTCACCGTCATCAGCGATGCTCCCATCCAGCATGATGAGGATATCATCGCTTTTTCACGCATTGCGAGAGGGTAGGCCGTTCAAACCGACCTCGCGGAATTGTCAGACGTCAGCCGTTGCGGACGGGAACATAGGCGTCCAGCGCGCGTTCGCGCGCCTCGGCGTGATCGACGACTGGCCGCGGATAGGTCTCCCCCAGCCTGACCCCGGCGGACTGCAACTCGCTGTCGGAGGCGATCCAGGGGGCATGAACCGTCTTTGAGGAAAGGCCCGCAAGCTCCGGAATCCATTTGCGAACATAGTCGCCATCTGGATCGAACTTCTGCCCTTGGGTCACAGGGTTGAAGATCCGGAACCAGGGCGAGGCGTCGGCGCCCGAGCCGGCGACCCACTGCCAGTTCCCGGCGTTCTGGGCGATGTCGGCGTCGACCAGGGTGTCCCAGAACCAGGCCTCGCCGCGTCGCCAGTCGATCATCAGGTCCTTGATCAGGAAAGAGGCGACGATCATCCGCACACGGTTGTGCATCCAGCCCGTGGCCCACAGCTCGCGCATGCCGGCGTCGACGATCGGATAGCCGGTTAGGCCCCGGGCCCAGGCGCGGAAGCCGGGCTCATCGTCGCGCCATTCGAACCGGTCGAATTCGGACTTGAAGTTGCGGATGGGCAGATCGGGCCAGTGGAACAGCAGATGGTGGTTGAACTCGCGCCAGCCGATCTCGGCCAGGAACTTGTCGGCCTGGCCGGCCGGCAGGTCACGCCCACGGAGGGCCCGCCAAACTTGCCGCGGCCCGATCTCGCCGAAATGCAGGTGCGGCGACAGGCGCGATGTGCCGACACGGTCCGGCCGGTCGCGGTCCTCGGCGTAGGTTGCTGCGGGTTCGTCCAGGAACCGCGCCAGCGCCGCCCGCGCTCCGGCTTCGCCCGGCGTCCAGTCGTTGAAGCCCTTCGCCCAGTCGGGGCGACGCTCATACAGCTTCCAGTCGGAAAGATTATCGCTGTCAGGCCAATGGTTTGGCGCGGAAATCTGTGTTTCCGCATCGAGCGCC
Coding sequences within:
- a CDS encoding pyridoxamine 5'-phosphate oxidase family protein, with amino-acid sequence MDDALADEKALRQVYAEPSKQVIDKAFPFLDKHSRRFIELSPFFCIGSSRPDGLGDVSPRGGEPGFVHVLDDVRLAFPDRPGNNRLDTLTNITLNPAVGLLFFLPGVEEMLRLNGVAEVTTREDLMERFTHEGKRPRSVVVIEAKEVYFHCSKALKRSDLWNPDKRLPKGGFPTLGQIARDQFKTIIPAKVIDFALGQDAKKNLY
- the metC gene encoding cystathionine beta-lyase, translating into MDEETRLIHTGLEAECDARTVGPAVQRGSTVLLPNAAALYDGTLGYGRAGLSAQFALQQALAELEGAKAVSLFPSGLAAVTASLLAVLKAGDHILVVDSVYKPVRQFCDAVLARFAVETSYYDPRLDADALLAQAKPNTRLILLESPGSLTFEIQDVAAIAAAARARGVLTVIDNTWAAGLLFKPLAHGVDISVQALTKYVCGHSDVFLGSAATNDPKLALALEDSVHEHGWQVAGEEAYQALRGLRTLPTRMARHGQSGLAVANWLARQPEVLRVIHPALPGDPNHALWKRDYSGACGLFAFVLQPGPEKAVEALLDRLELFGLGFSWGGFESLAIHCGPQLKRRRHAIDHGGPVVRLHVGLEAVDDLTADLRRGLDAYASAVL
- a CDS encoding SAM-dependent methyltransferase; its protein translation is MTVTELTPATTGPGWETPAFKAAPAVFRTAVKVCGENWRYGTLTFVLPSGEEIVCKGPEPGPDGRLIVRDYRFIRRCLSAGSIGFAEGYMAGEWETTDLSALLTVCAMNFERLQALVQGNPIVRAIDFVAHMLHRNDRKGSKKNIHAHYDLGNPFYSLWLDRSMTYSSAVYDRPNEPLDQAQHNKYAALARSMGLESGQSVLEIGCGWGGFAEFAAREVGARVTGITISQEQYDFARKRLFDQGLSEKADIRLVDYRDVDGKFDRVASIEMFEAVGEEFWPAYFGKIRDVLTPGGRAGLQIITIRDELFGSYRRHADFIQKYIFPGGMLPSEPALKPVIETAGLDWQSVMRFGQDYADTLAEWGRRFESAWDQIRHQGFDERFRRMWNYYLAYCEAGFRTGRTDVIQLSLGRT
- a CDS encoding cryptochrome/photolyase family protein encodes the protein MTSPAPAILWFRQDLRLADNPALAAAAASGRAVIPLYVLDETARPLGGASRWWLERSLAALDADLRARGSRLVFRRGDPRLQIGELVATTGAEAVFWNRLYDGHSVARDSELKSDLKADGVEAISCNGGLLVEPWTVKTGAGDPYRVFTPYWRAAQSKIEPLPALDAETQISAPNHWPDSDNLSDWKLYERRPDWAKGFNDWTPGEAGARAALARFLDEPAATYAEDRDRPDRVGTSRLSPHLHFGEIGPRQVWRALRGRDLPAGQADKFLAEIGWREFNHHLLFHWPDLPIRNFKSEFDRFEWRDDEPGFRAWARGLTGYPIVDAGMRELWATGWMHNRVRMIVASFLIKDLMIDWRRGEAWFWDTLVDADIAQNAGNWQWVAGSGADASPWFRIFNPVTQGQKFDPDGDYVRKWIPELAGLSSKTVHAPWIASDSELQSAGVRLGETYPRPVVDHAEARERALDAYVPVRNG
- a CDS encoding amino acid ABC transporter substrate-binding protein; its protein translation is MKRAALLVLLSLSAAACERKPAPVVVPEDAAPVTAAARDATAASPTLKAVKARGVLRCGVNPGLAGFAQKDAGGRWRGFDVDFCRAVAAAVLGDPGRVEFVPLTTDLRFAALKGGQVDLLSRNTSWTFTRDAGEAIDFAGVSYYDGQGFLAPKSLELQSAAELSGAKVCVLSGSTTEANLRDWFKARSINWTPVQAKTEAALRQAYQREDCDVLSADVSALASARATLTDPAAHVLLPDVISKEPLGPAVRQGDPGWTDVVRWTLNALILAEELGVTAKDADRMAEESTNPEVRRLLGSDTGYGGMLGLDDRWALRAIKAVGNYGELFERDLGADSALKLERGMNAPWNAAKPGLMYAPPIR
- a CDS encoding cysteine synthase A; the protein is MTVAPSVLDLIGNTPLIRLKAASEATGCEILGKAEFLNPGQSVKDRAALWIIRDAERRGLLRPGGRIVEGTAGNTGIGLAMVGRALGYQTTIVIPRTQSQEKKDAIRLAGAELVEVDAVPYSNPDNYVRYSGRLAEDLARTEPNGAIWANQFDNVANRQAHLDSTGPEIWDQTGGKVDGFICAVGSGGTLAGVAAALRERNPDVKIGLADPFGAALYSYYKTGELKSEGTSISEGIGQGRITANLEGLEVDFPFQVDDADMLTTIFDLVEHEGLCLGGSTGINVAGAVKLARELGPGHTIVTVLCDYGSRYQSKLFNPAFLKERGLPVPGWLQGE
- the sseA gene encoding 3-mercaptopyruvate sulfurtransferase; the protein is MADPIVTTAWLADHLGAPDVRIVDASWYFPQEERDARAEFELAHVPGAVFFDIDEISDETSSLPHMLPSPVKFASRVRRLGLGDGAKIVVYDQLGLRSAARVWWTFRVMGHEDVAVLDGGLPKWIAEGRPIEDGPAAPRDRHFTARYSNDLVRDLNQVKRALDGGTAQLVDARPAARFAGEAPEPREGLRGGHMPGAANVPSSALLAPDGTLKTPEQLTDLFEKAGVDLKKPIITTCGSGITAAMLSLALARVGRDRVPVYDGSWAEWGAREDTAIVTG
- a CDS encoding right-handed parallel beta-helix repeat-containing protein, with protein sequence MADQPYDSDLAALAALTGTGLAARTGADAWALRTLVGADLIAIGNGDGVAGDPQLSTRFQRPEAGAAARTGLAKLGDVIDPADFGADGVGDDTAGWASLIAAAPAGAAIDLGGRTYGVSQLTVSKTLHLSNGGFNFSAMPSGQGCVEIAASARPTFTNIAFKGTGGQGAYVGAHVLLRQQGASSASRAAGFVLDRCRLEGSGAYGVYAKWSDRILILDTDVADCAYVGVGLWSCNDAQVRGGRIEMLNAAGTSGNAYGLALSHDSTGYASDPNAGTPRAANPFCRNVLVHGLTVIGPKLWQAIDTHGAYGVKVIGCHVYGAARGVSLTTGSGAAETYAGYDNIAVGNVIDANLPDGTAVSGLNPVSGFELRGGFPGGTSHERFVVMGNTIRGYGQVDSAEAGSIRATVATRKYVIANNVIENWAGVGINLGAGQLGGVVTGNVFGDLRVPMAADGGTETYGYCISISSAAAGAMVVSGNIHDYVQNRAHKGFNVHPNATITCSVGDNHFSRCLAATPIDVPRGRAHGVGAPSVIDIPQTSGTITVDVSLSRLAPGAPLIVRAPALTDNLTITDFTGAPLGTRIVVMNDSAHTVTVTRANALLRDGLNWTGDTRYSQLELVKGVPYWREASRSKNG